The Quadrisphaera sp. DSM 44207 genome window below encodes:
- a CDS encoding CRISPR-associated helicase/endonuclease Cas3, with protein MELSTAAQSVWAKSSPEDDAWLSLPQHLHDSAAVAGLLWDRWLPTAVRYEITQALPGGDADGRLLLTWLAGVHDIGKATPAFAVQVEKQAPYLTARMRAAGLDMPPVLADRALLRHDMAGQLVLTRWLQASGWSRRVASTYAVIVGGHHGSPPERGHLQAAAERSSLIGRDAWVSVQDELLDHMTRLTCVADRLPVWSQTPLPYPAQVLLSAAVIVADWLASNRDLFPYGEHRSSLERAAAAWTDLDLPAQWHPEAPPEDDDHLFSDRFDLPAGASLRPVQRAAVVAARNAEVPGLLVIEDRMGVGKTEAALAAAEVFAHRVGAGGVFVALPTMATSDAMFSRVRRWVQRLPVEGPDADLTLFLAHGKAALNSEAQELWRTGGPAAVAPDEDSSGGGGHQRATAIAHAWLRGRKKGPLSSFVVGTIDQVLFAALRSRHLALRHLALVSKVVVIDEVHAVDVFMGSYLHRVLHWLGAYGVPTVVLSATLPAAQRRALVAAYDRGRTVAGRGPRVAEAAYDVLDGDVGYPVITASTGGVPQVEVPRDGARTQRVRLQRLADDDESLLAVLTEALAGGGCAAVVRNTVGRAQATYDLLRERLDCEVLLLHSRFIAVDRATRERELLQRLGPPQTVAAAGRRRPERVVVVGTQVIEQSLDVDLDLMVTDLAPVDLVLQRLGRLHRHERGQDQSERPASVRQPRCLVTGVSDWTARPPVLVRGSETVYHRAPLLRSLAVLEDRFERGHLDLPGDIAPLVQAAYAQDLVPPDGWEQVYADAEARRVEREADQDRRAREFQLGPVKRTGESLVGWLQGSAGETDDTPQGQGQVRDSEDGIEVVVVHRVDGVVRLLPWTTDHAGQAIPTEFRPGDDVARAAATCTLRLPVHLSNGRHADAVIRALEKTWYPGWQDSHWLSGQLVLELDADLSAELPGHRLEYHRDRGLLVTTTGEER; from the coding sequence ATGGAGCTGAGCACAGCAGCGCAGAGCGTGTGGGCCAAGTCCAGCCCCGAGGACGACGCATGGCTGTCACTGCCCCAGCACCTCCATGATTCCGCGGCGGTGGCTGGCCTCCTCTGGGACCGGTGGCTCCCCACGGCAGTGCGCTACGAGATCACTCAGGCCCTCCCCGGTGGTGACGCGGACGGTCGGCTGCTCCTGACGTGGCTCGCCGGAGTCCATGACATCGGCAAGGCGACTCCGGCGTTCGCTGTCCAAGTCGAGAAGCAGGCTCCGTACCTGACCGCACGCATGAGGGCGGCGGGGTTGGACATGCCTCCCGTCCTAGCCGACCGGGCGCTCCTGCGTCACGACATGGCAGGTCAGCTCGTGCTCACCCGGTGGTTGCAGGCGTCAGGGTGGAGTCGGCGCGTCGCGAGCACGTACGCGGTCATCGTGGGTGGCCACCACGGCTCCCCGCCCGAGCGCGGACACTTGCAGGCGGCTGCCGAGCGCAGCAGCCTCATCGGCCGCGACGCATGGGTCTCGGTGCAGGACGAGCTGCTCGACCACATGACGAGGCTGACCTGCGTGGCCGACCGACTACCGGTGTGGTCGCAGACGCCGTTGCCCTATCCCGCTCAGGTGCTCCTCAGCGCGGCCGTCATCGTGGCGGACTGGCTCGCCAGCAACCGCGACCTCTTTCCGTACGGCGAGCACCGGTCCTCCCTCGAGCGGGCTGCCGCTGCATGGACTGACCTGGACCTGCCGGCGCAGTGGCACCCGGAGGCGCCACCCGAGGACGACGACCACCTGTTCTCCGACCGCTTCGACCTCCCGGCGGGTGCGAGCCTGCGACCGGTGCAGCGCGCCGCGGTGGTCGCCGCTCGCAACGCCGAGGTACCGGGACTGCTCGTGATCGAGGACCGGATGGGGGTGGGCAAGACCGAGGCGGCCCTCGCCGCGGCGGAGGTCTTCGCCCATCGCGTCGGCGCCGGAGGGGTCTTCGTGGCCCTGCCCACCATGGCGACGTCCGACGCGATGTTCAGCAGGGTGCGTCGGTGGGTGCAGCGCCTGCCCGTCGAAGGCCCGGACGCCGACCTCACCCTGTTCCTGGCGCACGGCAAGGCGGCGCTCAACTCCGAGGCGCAGGAGTTGTGGCGCACCGGCGGTCCTGCCGCGGTGGCACCGGACGAGGACTCGAGCGGCGGCGGAGGCCACCAGCGGGCCACGGCCATCGCCCACGCCTGGCTGCGCGGCCGGAAGAAGGGACCGCTGTCGTCCTTCGTGGTCGGCACCATCGACCAGGTCCTGTTCGCCGCCCTGCGCAGCCGCCACCTGGCGCTGCGCCACCTGGCGCTCGTGAGCAAGGTCGTCGTCATCGACGAGGTCCACGCCGTCGACGTCTTCATGGGCAGCTACCTGCATCGGGTCCTGCACTGGCTGGGCGCCTACGGCGTGCCGACCGTGGTGCTCTCGGCCACCCTGCCAGCTGCCCAGCGCCGCGCCCTCGTCGCCGCCTACGACCGGGGCCGCACGGTCGCTGGTCGCGGTCCACGAGTGGCGGAGGCGGCCTACGACGTGCTCGACGGGGACGTCGGGTACCCGGTCATCACGGCGTCCACCGGAGGCGTGCCGCAGGTCGAGGTGCCTCGGGACGGCGCCCGCACGCAGCGAGTCCGGTTGCAGAGGCTCGCCGACGACGACGAGTCGCTCCTGGCGGTCTTGACCGAGGCCCTCGCTGGCGGCGGGTGCGCAGCGGTCGTCCGCAACACCGTCGGTCGCGCTCAGGCCACGTACGACCTGCTGCGTGAGCGGCTGGACTGCGAAGTGCTCCTGCTGCACTCCCGGTTCATCGCCGTCGACCGCGCCACCCGCGAGCGGGAGCTCCTGCAGCGCCTGGGCCCGCCGCAGACGGTGGCGGCCGCCGGTCGACGGCGCCCGGAGCGCGTCGTCGTCGTGGGCACCCAGGTGATCGAGCAGTCCCTCGATGTCGACCTCGACCTCATGGTGACCGACCTCGCCCCGGTGGATCTCGTGCTGCAGCGCCTCGGGCGGCTGCACCGGCACGAGCGAGGACAGGACCAGAGCGAGCGGCCAGCGTCCGTGCGGCAGCCTCGGTGCCTCGTGACCGGCGTGTCCGACTGGACGGCGCGACCACCGGTGCTCGTGCGCGGCTCCGAGACCGTGTACCACCGCGCGCCGCTCCTGAGGTCCCTCGCCGTGCTCGAGGACCGCTTCGAGCGAGGACACCTCGACCTCCCCGGTGACATCGCGCCGCTCGTCCAGGCGGCCTACGCCCAGGACCTCGTGCCCCCGGACGGATGGGAGCAGGTCTACGCCGACGCTGAAGCTCGACGAGTCGAGCGCGAGGCGGATCAGGACAGAAGGGCGCGCGAGTTCCAGCTCGGTCCGGTGAAGAGGACGGGTGAGTCGCTGGTCGGGTGGCTGCAGGGGTCCGCCGGGGAGACGGACGACACCCCGCAGGGCCAGGGGCAGGTCCGCGACAGCGAGGACGGCATCGAGGTCGTCGTCGTCCACCGGGTGGACGGCGTTGTGCGGCTCCTGCCGTGGACGACCGACCACGCCGGTCAGGCGATCCCCACCGAGTTCCGACCCGGCGACGACGTCGCGCGCGCGGCGGCGACCTGCACGCTGCGGCTGCCGGTCCACCTGTCCAACGGCCGTCACGCGGACGCGGTGATCAGGGCCCTGGAGAAGACCTGGTACCCGGGATGGCAGGACTCGCACTGGCTGTCCGGCCAGCTCGTCCTGGAGCTGGACGCCGACCTGTCGGCTGAGCTGCCAGGCCACCGGCTGGAGTACCACCGCGACCGCGGACTGCTCGTGACGACCACCGGTGAGGAGCGCTGA
- a CDS encoding ferritin-like domain-containing protein codes for MFGKSLVADMITRSAETPSDRRRFLRSAGLMGLGVLGAGVAGTATAASAAAAANGLDDDGVSDATVLNFALNLEYLEAEFYSYAAFGHGLENALTTGTGTRGGVKGGRRVPFESRVIKQYAEEIAGDELAHVKFLRTNLGSAAVSRPAIDLQDSFTAAARAAGLIKAGEAFDPYANENNFLLAAFLFEDVGVTAYKGASPLIDNDVYLEAAAGILAVEAYHAGLVRGVLYERELGAATRAISDARDSLDGTSDLDQGATSGPARTNRANIVPTDASGVAFSRSPGQVLNVVYLNPGKVDKGGFFPAGVNGDVRVSG; via the coding sequence ATGTTCGGCAAGTCCTTGGTCGCAGACATGATCACCAGGAGCGCGGAGACACCCAGCGACCGCCGCCGCTTCCTGCGCAGCGCCGGCCTGATGGGCCTCGGGGTCCTCGGTGCCGGCGTCGCCGGCACCGCGACCGCCGCGTCGGCCGCCGCGGCCGCGAACGGCCTCGACGACGACGGCGTCAGCGACGCGACCGTCCTCAACTTCGCGCTCAACCTCGAGTACCTGGAGGCGGAGTTCTACTCCTACGCCGCCTTCGGGCACGGCCTGGAGAACGCCCTGACCACCGGCACCGGCACGCGCGGCGGGGTCAAGGGCGGGCGGCGGGTGCCGTTCGAGAGCCGCGTCATCAAGCAGTACGCCGAGGAGATCGCCGGCGACGAGCTGGCGCACGTGAAGTTCCTGCGCACCAACCTCGGCTCCGCGGCGGTCTCCCGCCCCGCGATCGACCTGCAGGACAGCTTCACCGCCGCCGCCCGCGCCGCGGGCCTGATCAAGGCGGGGGAGGCGTTCGACCCCTACGCGAACGAGAACAACTTCCTCCTCGCCGCCTTCCTCTTCGAGGACGTCGGCGTCACCGCCTACAAGGGCGCCAGCCCGCTCATCGACAACGACGTCTACCTCGAGGCGGCCGCCGGCATCCTCGCCGTCGAGGCCTACCACGCGGGGCTCGTCCGCGGCGTCCTGTACGAGCGCGAGCTCGGCGCCGCGACCCGGGCGATCTCCGACGCCCGCGACTCCCTGGACGGCACCAGCGACCTGGACCAGGGCGCCACCAGCGGTCCCGCGCGCACCAACCGGGCGAACATCGTGCCGACCGACGCCAGCGGCGTGGCCTTCAGCCGCAGCCCCGGCCAGGTGCTCAACGTCGTCTACCTCAACCCCGGCAAGGTCGACAAGGGCGGCTTCTTCCCCGCCGGCGTCAACGGCGACGTCAGGGTCAGCGGTTGA
- the hisH gene encoding imidazole glycerol phosphate synthase subunit HisH, translated as MRTAPKVVVLDYGFGNVRSAVRALERVGADVELTADRRSASEADGLVVPGVGAFEACVEGIEGVRGHEVIGRRLAGGRPVLGICVGMQVMFEDGVEHDRPAKGLGEWPGTVERLAAPVVPHMGWNTVQVPQGSTLFAGVEEERFYFVHSYGVQRWELEDDVAEDGSLRRRPPLVTWSQHGGRFVAAVENGPLSATQFHPEKSGDAGAALLRNWVRSL; from the coding sequence ATGCGCACCGCCCCGAAGGTCGTCGTCCTCGACTACGGCTTCGGCAACGTCCGCTCGGCCGTGCGGGCCCTGGAGCGGGTCGGTGCGGACGTCGAGCTGACGGCCGACCGCCGGTCGGCCAGCGAGGCCGACGGCCTGGTCGTGCCGGGGGTCGGCGCCTTCGAGGCCTGCGTCGAGGGCATCGAGGGGGTGCGGGGCCACGAGGTGATCGGGCGCCGCCTCGCGGGCGGGCGCCCGGTGCTCGGCATCTGCGTCGGCATGCAGGTGATGTTCGAGGACGGCGTCGAGCACGACCGGCCCGCGAAGGGGCTGGGGGAGTGGCCCGGCACCGTCGAGCGCCTGGCCGCCCCCGTCGTCCCGCACATGGGCTGGAACACCGTGCAGGTGCCGCAGGGCTCGACCCTGTTCGCCGGCGTCGAGGAGGAGCGGTTCTACTTCGTGCACTCCTACGGCGTGCAGCGCTGGGAGCTGGAGGACGACGTCGCCGAGGACGGCTCGCTGCGCCGCCGCCCTCCGCTCGTCACGTGGTCGCAGCACGGCGGCCGCTTCGTCGCCGCGGTGGAGAACGGGCCGCTGTCGGCCACGCAGTTCCACCCCGAGAAGTCCGGCGACGCCGGCGCGGCCCTGCTGCGCAACTGGGTGCGCTCGCTGTGA
- the casA gene encoding type I-E CRISPR-associated protein Cse1/CasA, whose amino-acid sequence MSHATADGTTFDLRTQPWLLVRTLAGDLEGVSLLDAFVRARELQGLTGEVPTQGVALYRLLLALLHRAVPWDRDDPVAHWAAAWNGEVDLAEHVRAHLEGHAERFDLLSPTTPFFQVADLRTAKDGASGLTSLIADVPNNAQYFTTRAGRSLRSIGLAEAARWLVHAQAFDPSGIKSGAVGDPRVKGGKGYPIGTGWSGQLGGLLVEGADLLETLLLNLVLVDRDEQPWSASDTAVWERAPHGPAVEAEGRHPGGPADLLTWQSRRIRLLRDGDAVTGVLIANGDPLRPQNQHLLETMTAWRRSEAQERTVKKSPVYMPRTHQPERALWRGLPALLPQTERGGTPGDASRDLAPAVLDWLALLRDKEHLSDRYSVRTRAIGVRYGSNSSVIDEIVDDALLVHAVLLGHEGRELRRAAIDAVGAADAAALALANLAGNLAAAAGGEPEGPRDRAREQAYFVLDAPYRLWLASLEPSVDPQQRREAWERFVWHAVRVIGDELLADAGSPAWVGREVRGHHVTSALAEAWFLAALRRALVLAAGPSSAHADAAGDEIVEERSTR is encoded by the coding sequence ATGTCCCACGCGACGGCTGACGGCACGACGTTCGACCTGCGCACGCAGCCGTGGCTGCTCGTGCGGACCCTGGCCGGGGACCTCGAGGGGGTCTCGCTCCTGGACGCCTTCGTGCGGGCCCGCGAGCTGCAGGGGCTTACCGGTGAGGTGCCCACGCAGGGCGTCGCCCTGTACCGCCTGCTGCTCGCCCTCCTGCACCGGGCGGTGCCGTGGGACCGGGACGACCCGGTCGCCCACTGGGCTGCGGCCTGGAACGGGGAGGTCGATCTCGCCGAGCACGTCCGGGCCCACCTCGAGGGGCACGCCGAGCGCTTCGACCTGCTCTCGCCCACGACGCCCTTCTTCCAGGTCGCCGACCTGCGCACGGCCAAGGACGGGGCCTCGGGCCTGACGTCCCTGATCGCCGATGTGCCGAACAACGCCCAGTACTTCACCACGCGCGCCGGGCGGAGCCTGCGGAGCATCGGCCTCGCGGAGGCAGCGCGCTGGCTGGTGCACGCCCAGGCCTTCGACCCCTCCGGCATCAAGTCCGGCGCCGTGGGGGACCCACGGGTCAAGGGCGGCAAGGGCTACCCGATCGGCACTGGGTGGTCCGGCCAGCTCGGCGGCCTGCTGGTCGAGGGGGCCGACCTGCTCGAGACCCTGCTCCTGAACCTCGTCCTGGTCGACCGCGACGAGCAGCCGTGGTCCGCGAGCGACACCGCGGTGTGGGAGCGAGCGCCCCACGGCCCGGCGGTGGAAGCCGAGGGCCGCCATCCCGGTGGTCCCGCCGACCTGCTGACCTGGCAGAGCCGGCGCATCCGCCTGCTGCGGGACGGCGACGCGGTCACCGGAGTGCTCATCGCCAACGGCGACCCGTTGCGGCCTCAGAACCAGCACCTGCTGGAGACGATGACCGCCTGGCGGCGCAGCGAGGCGCAGGAGAGGACCGTCAAGAAGTCACCGGTCTACATGCCCCGGACTCACCAACCCGAGCGGGCCCTGTGGCGAGGACTGCCCGCTCTGCTACCGCAGACGGAACGAGGCGGCACGCCCGGTGACGCGTCACGGGACCTCGCGCCAGCGGTGCTGGACTGGCTCGCTCTCCTGCGCGACAAGGAGCACCTGTCCGATCGCTACAGCGTGCGCACTCGCGCCATCGGTGTCCGGTACGGCAGCAACAGCTCGGTCATCGACGAGATCGTGGACGACGCGCTGCTCGTCCACGCCGTCCTGCTCGGCCACGAGGGACGGGAGCTGCGGCGCGCCGCCATCGACGCTGTCGGCGCCGCGGACGCTGCCGCCCTCGCACTCGCGAACCTCGCCGGCAACCTCGCAGCGGCCGCCGGAGGTGAGCCTGAGGGGCCGCGCGACCGGGCGAGGGAGCAGGCGTACTTCGTCCTCGACGCCCCCTACCGGCTCTGGCTCGCTTCCCTGGAGCCGAGCGTGGATCCGCAGCAGCGACGCGAGGCCTGGGAGCGGTTCGTGTGGCACGCGGTGCGCGTCATCGGTGACGAGCTCCTCGCTGACGCCGGCTCGCCGGCGTGGGTCGGCCGCGAGGTGCGCGGACACCACGTCACCTCGGCCCTGGCCGAGGCCTGGTTCCTCGCGGCCCTGCGCAGAGCGCTCGTGCTCGCGGCCGGACCGAGCTCCGCACACGCCGACGCCGCCGGCGACGAGATCGTCGAGGAGAGGAGCACCCGATGA
- the hisB gene encoding imidazoleglycerol-phosphate dehydratase HisB, which translates to MSRTARIERTTSESSVLLELDLDGTGRSEVSTGVGFYDHMLTALAKHSLLDLTVRATGDVQVDAHHTVEDVAIVLGQALRQALGDKSGIRRFGDATVPLDEALAHAVVDVSGRPYCVHTGEPAGQELALIGGGAGGVPYTGSLTRHVFESIAHHAHVALHVRVLGGRDPHHVVEAQFKAVARALRAAVEADPRVSGVPSTKGAL; encoded by the coding sequence ATGAGCCGCACCGCCAGGATCGAGCGCACGACGAGCGAGTCGAGCGTGCTGCTCGAGCTCGACCTCGACGGCACCGGCCGCAGCGAGGTCAGCACGGGCGTCGGCTTCTACGACCACATGCTCACCGCGCTGGCCAAGCACTCCCTGCTCGACCTGACCGTGCGGGCCACCGGTGACGTGCAGGTCGACGCCCACCACACGGTCGAGGACGTCGCCATCGTCCTCGGCCAGGCGCTGCGGCAGGCGCTGGGCGACAAGAGCGGCATCCGCCGCTTCGGCGACGCCACCGTGCCGCTCGACGAGGCGCTCGCGCACGCCGTCGTCGACGTCTCCGGGCGCCCCTACTGCGTGCACACCGGGGAGCCCGCGGGCCAGGAGCTCGCGCTCATCGGCGGCGGCGCGGGCGGCGTGCCGTACACGGGGTCGCTGACCCGGCACGTGTTCGAGTCGATCGCGCACCACGCCCACGTCGCGCTGCACGTGCGCGTGCTCGGCGGCCGCGACCCGCACCACGTCGTCGAGGCGCAGTTCAAGGCCGTGGCCCGCGCCCTGCGCGCCGCCGTCGAGGCCGACCCGCGCGTGAGCGGCGTGCCCTCCACCAAGGGCGCGCTCTGA
- a CDS encoding SseB family protein, producing the protein MRAGTPDGDSAGVPWAGRTLTPTPFAGDDGQPDRALAAALAASPLDPVAVLEALRGARVFVPVVALAGGTDDRTGGDTGADMALPSLRAPDGRTALPVFSGVAALARWDATARPVPVQARRAAVSAVEEGHQLLVLDAAGPGTAVLPRPALWALAQDLPWTPSPRDPQVLAAVERALLAALPPVRAVRCEPGRRAELRVVLVLDAGLDARGLEALVRSASAALAADEVVAERVDSLELAPEAAGAA; encoded by the coding sequence GTGAGGGCCGGGACGCCGGACGGCGACTCCGCGGGCGTGCCGTGGGCCGGCCGCACCCTCACCCCGACGCCCTTCGCCGGGGACGACGGGCAGCCGGACCGGGCGCTCGCCGCGGCACTGGCCGCCTCGCCCCTCGACCCGGTCGCCGTGCTCGAGGCGCTGCGCGGCGCGCGCGTGTTCGTCCCCGTCGTGGCCCTCGCGGGCGGCACGGACGACCGCACCGGGGGCGACACCGGCGCCGACATGGCCCTGCCGAGCCTGCGCGCCCCCGACGGGCGCACGGCCCTGCCGGTCTTCTCCGGCGTCGCGGCGCTGGCCCGCTGGGACGCCACCGCCCGCCCCGTGCCGGTGCAGGCCCGGCGCGCCGCCGTCTCCGCCGTCGAGGAGGGCCACCAGCTGCTCGTCCTCGACGCCGCCGGCCCGGGCACCGCCGTCCTGCCGCGCCCGGCGCTGTGGGCGCTGGCGCAGGACCTGCCCTGGACGCCGTCCCCGCGCGACCCGCAGGTGCTCGCCGCCGTCGAGCGGGCCCTGCTCGCCGCCCTGCCCCCGGTGCGGGCGGTGCGCTGCGAGCCCGGGCGCCGCGCCGAGCTGCGCGTCGTCCTCGTCCTCGACGCCGGGCTCGACGCGCGCGGGCTCGAGGCGCTCGTGCGCTCGGCGTCCGCGGCGCTGGCGGCCGACGAGGTCGTCGCCGAGCGCGTGGACTCCCTCGAGCTCGCCCCGGAGGCCGCGGGCGCCGCCTGA
- a CDS encoding cell wall-binding repeat-containing protein: protein MTSTPSRRRAARLGLAVLAGAGCLGAVAAPAQAAAGFDFSTRVAGETRVDTAVAASEALYPDGVPATDVVLVNRDALVDGLTASYVAGLKNAPILYTDVDSVPAATEREMDRLGAENVWIIGGTAMVSQHQEDALEADRSVIRFWGEDRYATAAAVARAGEFAPEEVYIASGTAYADALAAGPVAYARTYPILLTRVDGVPGATAKALEDLGTQTRTVLGGTAVVSESTYAALKGTARLGGANRQETAALVADDAIADEHFTRSNAALVSAGDVPADALVAAPAAGATGTPLLFIESKDELGAATSGYLMKHAADLTGRSWVFGGTAVVPQKVVEQAKAAAQG, encoded by the coding sequence GTGACCTCGACCCCCTCCCGGCGGCGCGCCGCCCGCCTCGGCCTCGCCGTCCTGGCGGGCGCCGGTTGCCTCGGCGCCGTCGCCGCGCCGGCCCAGGCGGCCGCCGGCTTCGACTTCAGCACCCGCGTCGCGGGCGAGACCCGCGTCGACACCGCCGTGGCGGCGTCCGAGGCGCTCTACCCGGACGGCGTGCCCGCCACGGACGTCGTCCTCGTCAACCGCGACGCCCTCGTCGACGGCCTGACCGCCTCCTACGTGGCCGGCCTGAAGAACGCCCCCATCCTCTACACGGACGTCGACAGCGTGCCGGCGGCGACCGAGCGGGAGATGGACCGCCTCGGCGCGGAGAACGTGTGGATCATCGGCGGGACCGCGATGGTCTCCCAGCACCAGGAGGACGCGCTGGAGGCGGACCGCTCCGTCATCCGCTTCTGGGGCGAGGACCGCTACGCCACGGCCGCCGCGGTCGCCCGTGCCGGCGAGTTCGCTCCCGAGGAGGTCTACATCGCCTCGGGCACCGCCTACGCCGACGCGCTGGCCGCGGGCCCGGTGGCGTACGCCCGCACCTACCCGATCCTGCTGACCAGGGTCGACGGCGTGCCGGGCGCGACGGCGAAGGCGCTGGAGGACCTGGGCACGCAGACGCGCACCGTGCTCGGCGGCACGGCCGTCGTCTCCGAGAGCACCTACGCCGCGCTGAAGGGCACGGCCCGCCTCGGCGGGGCGAACCGGCAGGAGACGGCCGCACTGGTGGCCGACGACGCGATCGCGGACGAGCACTTCACCCGCTCCAACGCCGCGCTCGTCTCCGCCGGCGACGTGCCGGCCGACGCGCTGGTGGCGGCCCCCGCCGCCGGGGCCACCGGCACGCCGCTGCTGTTCATCGAGTCCAAGGACGAGCTCGGCGCGGCGACGTCGGGGTACCTGATGAAGCACGCCGCGGACCTGACCGGGCGCAGCTGGGTCTTCGGCGGCACCGCCGTGGTCCCGCAGAAGGTGGTCGAGCAGGCGAAGGCGGCCGCGCAGGGCTGA
- the casB gene encoding type I-E CRISPR-associated protein Cse2/CasB encodes MSTVRPPAAAGAPPGSRDEQLERYVGARVAALQAGYRADRSAAVGALARLRRAVTTDPGADPAVWAETLAGLPEPLMGRGDEPSAYERAAHSAITVFALHQQSQTTDMHRADQGVGSAVRQLGQRTGADEAVRRRFHALGTASSFAEALHHLRGLVTQFRAAGIPLDYGRLARDLRRLQDPRTADRVRLAWGRDYHRATRPEDLDASTTTGEQ; translated from the coding sequence ATGAGCACGGTGAGGCCGCCAGCGGCTGCAGGAGCGCCTCCCGGCAGCAGGGACGAGCAGCTGGAGCGGTACGTCGGCGCTCGCGTGGCCGCCCTGCAGGCCGGGTACCGGGCCGACCGGTCCGCCGCGGTGGGAGCACTGGCCCGCCTGCGCCGGGCCGTGACCACGGACCCTGGCGCCGACCCCGCTGTGTGGGCCGAGACCCTGGCCGGCCTGCCCGAGCCGCTGATGGGTCGCGGCGACGAGCCGTCCGCCTACGAGCGGGCAGCCCACTCGGCGATCACGGTGTTCGCGCTCCACCAGCAGTCCCAGACCACCGACATGCACCGTGCCGATCAGGGCGTGGGCTCCGCCGTCCGGCAGCTCGGTCAGCGCACGGGGGCGGACGAAGCGGTGCGGCGGCGGTTCCACGCGCTGGGCACCGCGTCGTCGTTCGCGGAGGCCCTGCACCACCTGCGGGGTCTGGTGACCCAGTTCCGCGCCGCTGGCATCCCCCTGGACTACGGCCGCCTCGCCCGAGACCTGCGCCGGCTCCAGGACCCGCGCACCGCCGACCGCGTCCGTCTGGCCTGGGGACGGGACTACCACCGGGCGACGCGCCCCGAAGACCTCGACGCCTCGACCACGACAGGAGAGCAGTGA
- the priA gene encoding bifunctional 1-(5-phosphoribosyl)-5-((5-phosphoribosylamino)methylideneamino)imidazole-4-carboxamide isomerase/phosphoribosylanthranilate isomerase PriA, producing MSESTPPASAAPRLQLLPAVDVADGRAVRLVQGEAGSETSYGSPLDAALAWQEGGAEWIHLVDLDAAFGRGSNADLLAEVVGRLDVAVELSGGIRDDASLQRALATGCRRVNLGTAALEDPAWTARAIAEHGDRIAVGLDVRGTTLAARGWTREGGDLWEVLARLDRDGCSRYVVTDVTKDGTLRGPNTDLLQQVCAATRAPVVASGGISSLADLEALRALVPTGVEGAIVGKALYAGAFTLPQALDVAGRP from the coding sequence GTGAGCGAGAGCACCCCGCCGGCGTCCGCCGCCCCCCGCCTGCAGCTGCTGCCCGCCGTCGACGTCGCCGACGGGCGGGCGGTGCGCCTCGTGCAGGGCGAGGCGGGCAGCGAGACGTCGTACGGCTCGCCGCTGGACGCCGCGCTGGCCTGGCAGGAGGGCGGGGCGGAGTGGATCCACCTCGTCGACCTCGATGCCGCCTTCGGGCGCGGGTCCAACGCCGACCTGCTCGCCGAGGTCGTCGGCCGCCTCGACGTCGCCGTCGAGCTGTCCGGCGGCATCCGCGACGACGCGTCGCTGCAGCGCGCGCTGGCCACCGGCTGCCGCCGGGTCAACCTCGGCACCGCGGCCCTGGAGGACCCGGCCTGGACGGCGCGCGCGATCGCCGAGCACGGCGACCGGATCGCCGTGGGCCTCGACGTGCGCGGCACCACGCTCGCCGCGCGCGGCTGGACCCGCGAGGGCGGCGACCTGTGGGAGGTGCTCGCCCGCCTGGACCGCGACGGGTGCTCCCGCTACGTCGTCACCGACGTCACCAAGGACGGCACCCTGCGCGGCCCGAACACCGACCTGCTGCAGCAGGTGTGCGCCGCGACGCGCGCGCCCGTGGTCGCCTCGGGCGGCATCTCCTCCCTGGCCGACCTGGAGGCGCTGCGCGCGCTCGTGCCCACCGGCGTCGAGGGCGCCATCGTCGGCAAGGCCCTGTACGCGGGCGCCTTCACGCTGCCGCAGGCGCTCGACGTCGCCGGCCGCCCGTGA